The window ACTCAGCGAAGAGATGGTTAAGAAAAATACTATTCTTCCATAAGTTTACATGTAAAACCAAGAGAAGATGTTTTGGCATCTTCTCACTCTATATTTTTAAAGGACTCTGGTGAGCACTCAAACTCTCTATCTTATCTTTTTTGGTGGTCTTTTCCCACTGATGTTCATAGGCTATATCATCGGTAGAGCTCGTGCTGTTACGATGCGCGCTAAAGGTATTAAAATGCATTCTCAGCCCGACCAATACGGTTGGTTTGTCGCACTCTACACAGGGCTTCCTATCATTACGATTGGGGTTGTGGGAGTATTTTTATATCTTTTTGGGATCAATTCTATTCCTCCTTTTTTACTTGTAGGCGGAGCTTTAAGCGTTGGCTCAATTGCGTTATGGCTTTTTTTCAGACAAGTTGACCCCAAAACCAGAGCACGTGATGCGGTTGAAAACTTCATCAAAGGGATGTTGTTGTTTGCTTCTTTGGTCTCGATTATGACAACATTTGGAATTTTGCTCTCCATTATTTTTGAAGCATTTCATTTCTTTCAAACCCAAAGCATTACATATTTTCTTTTTGGAACAGAATGGTCTCCCGATACAGCCTTTTTAGAAGGAGCTGGTAGAGCCGATGCAGGTTCAGCACAAGCGAAATTTGGCGCCGTGCCTATTTTTGCAGGAACGTTTTACATCACCATTATGGCGATGATCTTAGCCGTTCCTGTAGGTCTTATGTCGGCTATCTTTATGTCAGAGTACGCAACACCAAAACTTCGTTCTCAAGTTAAACCGTTTTTAGAGATCTTAGCAGGTATCCCAACCGTGGTGTATGGCTTTTTTGCTGCATTGACCATAGCCCCTGCGATTGTAAAATTTTTCGCTCTCTTTGGCATTGAAGCACAGTACCAAAATGCCCTTTCATGTGGCATTATCATGGGGGTTATGATTATTCCTTTTATCTCTTCCCTCTCGGATGATGTGATTAGCTCCGTTCCTCAAAGTATGCGAAATGGTGCGTATGCCCTTGGTATGAATAAAGCAGAAGCGATTCGTTTTGTCGTCCTCCCTTCTGCGATGCCAGGTATCATTGCATCGATTCTTTTAGCCGTTTCAAGGGCACTTGGAGAGACCATGATCGTTGTTATGGCAGCAGGACTACGTCCCAATCTATCATGGAATCCACTCGAAGACATGACAACGGTAACGGTCAAAATTGTTGAGTCTCTAACAGGTGATCAAGAATTTAACAACCCACTGACACTTTCAGCATTTGCACTTGGTTTTGTACTCTTTGTCGTAACCCTTGTGATCAACATTATTTCGGTCAGTACCATTCGTAGTTTCCACCGAAAATACAAAGTTTCAACACTCTAAAGGACGTTTATGCCGAAGAACGATAATTATTTTTACATTCCTCAAATTAAGAGACGTAACCAAAAAGCAGCTATTTTTAAGTATCTCACGATTCTTGCCATCGTCTTTTCCATCTCATTTCTGCTCTTCTTTTTGGTGGATATTGTACGTGCAGGGTATCCTGCTTTTATGCAAACACAGATCAAAATTGAAGTCCAAGTTACCGAAGATATTTTGGAAAATCCTTACGGTGCGGTCAATGGTAAACAGCTCAAAATCATCAGCCGTGCATGGCTCAGAGATCTTCCTGCTTTGATTAACGCTAATCCTTCATGGATGAATACCAAACAAGAGTTTTGGGCACTTGCAAACTCTGAAGTCGATCAATACCTGAAAGGTAAAGAGTCTCGTAGTTCTGAGCGCGATCGAAAATATGTGGATGAACTGAAAGATCAAGGCAAAGTGGAACTGAAATTCAATAGCCGCTTTTTAACAGCTGGAGACTCAAAAATCCCTGAAAATTCAGGTATTTATTCTGCGATTATTGGTAGTCTTTTGACGATGATCGTGACCATTGTCATAGCTTTTCCTATCGGTGTTATGACAGCGATTTACCTTGAAGAGTTTGCGCCTGAAAACAAATTGACGCACATCATTGAGGTCAACATTAACAATCTAGCCGCTATTCCTTCCATCCTTTTTGGTCTTTTG is drawn from Sulfurospirillum arsenophilum NBRC 109478 and contains these coding sequences:
- the pstA gene encoding phosphate ABC transporter permease PstA; the protein is MPKNDNYFYIPQIKRRNQKAAIFKYLTILAIVFSISFLLFFLVDIVRAGYPAFMQTQIKIEVQVTEDILENPYGAVNGKQLKIISRAWLRDLPALINANPSWMNTKQEFWALANSEVDQYLKGKESRSSERDRKYVDELKDQGKVELKFNSRFLTAGDSKIPENSGIYSAIIGSLLTMIVTIVIAFPIGVMTAIYLEEFAPENKLTHIIEVNINNLAAIPSILFGLLGLAIFINFFGVPRSSPLVGGMTLALMSLPVIIVSSKAALKSVPASIRQAGFGLGLTKWQIVRDHVLPVAMPGILTGSIISIARAIGETAPLIIVGMIAFVPDAATSFTDSATVLPAQIFTWAGMPEKAYLERTAAAIIVLLALLLSLNAVAIYLRKKFERKW
- the pstC gene encoding phosphate ABC transporter permease subunit PstC yields the protein MALWLFFRQVDPKTRARDAVENFIKGMLLFASLVSIMTTFGILLSIIFEAFHFFQTQSITYFLFGTEWSPDTAFLEGAGRADAGSAQAKFGAVPIFAGTFYITIMAMILAVPVGLMSAIFMSEYATPKLRSQVKPFLEILAGIPTVVYGFFAALTIAPAIVKFFALFGIEAQYQNALSCGIIMGVMIIPFISSLSDDVISSVPQSMRNGAYALGMNKAEAIRFVVLPSAMPGIIASILLAVSRALGETMIVVMAAGLRPNLSWNPLEDMTTVTVKIVESLTGDQEFNNPLTLSAFALGFVLFVVTLVINIISVSTIRSFHRKYKVSTL